From a single Shewanella donghaensis genomic region:
- a CDS encoding fumarylacetoacetate hydrolase family protein yields MSPAEKNSTTAVTPSKVVCIGRNYVDHIKELGNEVPSDMVVFLKPNSAIAEELIAFHQEPIHYETELCFLIKDGEYSAVGIGLDLTKRAMQSLLKQQQLPWERAKAFNGSAVFSDFIPLNLLDKKASSHWCFELSINGKVIQVGHSDLMMYSAETIKKSVAEFISLEDGDIIMTGTPKGVGVVNEGDVFKVRLWTGIEYINSDLLLHNMLSNQPNLTHQWIAK; encoded by the coding sequence ATCTCTCCTGCAGAAAAAAACTCAACAACGGCAGTTACGCCTTCAAAAGTCGTCTGTATAGGTCGCAATTATGTTGATCATATTAAAGAGTTGGGTAATGAAGTGCCTAGCGATATGGTGGTATTTTTAAAACCTAACTCTGCAATTGCTGAAGAGCTAATCGCGTTTCATCAAGAGCCTATTCATTATGAAACTGAGTTGTGTTTTTTGATTAAGGATGGTGAGTATTCAGCGGTCGGTATTGGACTCGATTTAACTAAACGTGCAATGCAATCTTTGCTAAAACAGCAACAGCTCCCCTGGGAACGTGCTAAAGCATTCAATGGGTCTGCGGTATTCAGTGACTTTATTCCGCTTAATTTATTAGATAAAAAAGCCAGTAGTCATTGGTGTTTTGAATTATCAATAAATGGCAAAGTAATACAAGTTGGTCATAGTGATTTAATGATGTACAGCGCAGAAACGATTAAGAAGTCTGTCGCTGAGTTTATCAGTTTAGAAGATGGCGATATCATTATGACGGGTACACCAAAAGGCGTTGGGGTTGTTAACGAAGGTGATGTATTTAAGGTCCGTTTATGGACTGGCATTGAGTATATCAACAGCGATTTGTTGTTACACAACATGTTAAGCAATCAACCCAATTTAACCCATCAATGGATCGCAAAATAA
- a CDS encoding diguanylate cyclase, translated as MNFPNTCIEKYYRLYQDLLNFSGLSWWLIDLSEDSDTFYCNQSMCEMFSLEKLLTHHCVEKTFPIAGDYNKNIALKDAKKSQQIFDEYHSLKNGDIEEFHNRFPYYDAKLDEVFYFTSMARAILRDDSGKAIILFGIIEYERISTTLFKLSKLDCLTGLNNRREFDSHLDFIINLARREQQKVTLIMCDIDCFKLYNDFLGHYQGDQCLIKVAKCIAQTCHRSTDVVCRYGGEEFAIICYGELDDSAQLAEDVRQSVFDLNMSHPQASDAMVTLSVGFATIVPQTITTARELIEKADTALYKAKDSGRNLCVDFNYQVV; from the coding sequence ATGAATTTTCCTAATACCTGTATCGAAAAATATTATCGCTTATATCAAGATCTACTCAACTTCTCCGGTTTGTCGTGGTGGTTGATTGATTTGTCGGAAGACAGCGACACCTTCTACTGTAATCAAAGCATGTGCGAAATGTTTTCTTTAGAAAAATTGCTTACCCATCATTGCGTAGAAAAAACCTTTCCTATTGCCGGAGACTACAATAAAAATATCGCATTGAAAGATGCTAAAAAATCACAACAAATTTTTGATGAATATCATAGCTTGAAGAATGGTGACATTGAAGAGTTCCATAATCGTTTTCCTTACTATGATGCAAAACTAGATGAAGTGTTTTATTTCACAAGTATGGCGCGTGCAATTTTGAGAGATGATTCAGGTAAAGCCATTATCCTATTTGGCATTATTGAATATGAGCGAATAAGTACAACCTTATTTAAGTTATCCAAATTAGATTGCTTAACCGGATTAAACAATCGCCGAGAGTTTGATTCTCATCTCGATTTTATTATTAATCTCGCTCGCAGAGAACAACAAAAAGTCACCCTTATAATGTGTGATATTGATTGTTTTAAACTATACAACGATTTTTTAGGCCATTATCAAGGCGATCAATGTTTGATTAAGGTTGCTAAGTGTATTGCACAAACCTGTCACCGCTCCACTGATGTTGTTTGTCGTTATGGTGGTGAAGAATTCGCCATAATTTGTTATGGCGAGCTTGATGATTCTGCTCAACTTGCTGAAGATGTAAGACAAAGTGTCTTTGATCTAAACATGTCACACCCCCAGGCATCTGATGCTATGGTAACCTTGAGTGTTGGGTTTGCGACTATTGTTCCTCAAACAATAACAACAGCAAGAGAGCTAATTGAAAAGGCTGACACTGCACTGTATAAAGCCAAAGATAGCGGAAGAAACCTATGTGTCGACTTTAATTATCAAGTGGTTTGA
- a CDS encoding CBS domain-containing protein, with amino-acid sequence MRNLELFSTASIDHLLWSNKAQPTQLDSPALDIFTDFDIARPIVVDVSTSALGTAKIMEKTHAYMRLVVDKDDKFVGVITMQELSQHHLLVKAKKMENTIDELLVTDMMVKREDIQALDYQQIATAKVSDVVRILKENNLHHMLVIDHKQHHIRGLIAASDLARKLSIPIEIHQRPSFSEISKSAH; translated from the coding sequence ATGAGAAATTTAGAACTATTTAGTACCGCTTCTATCGATCATTTATTATGGTCAAACAAAGCCCAACCAACCCAGCTAGACTCTCCAGCATTAGATATTTTTACAGACTTTGATATCGCCAGACCCATTGTCGTTGATGTTTCAACCAGCGCGCTTGGCACGGCCAAAATAATGGAAAAGACCCATGCCTATATGAGGTTAGTGGTGGATAAAGATGATAAATTTGTTGGTGTCATCACAATGCAAGAGCTGTCACAACATCACTTATTAGTGAAAGCTAAAAAGATGGAAAACACTATTGATGAATTACTCGTCACTGACATGATGGTAAAAAGAGAAGATATACAAGCCTTAGATTATCAGCAAATTGCGACAGCAAAAGTCAGCGATGTGGTACGTATTCTAAAAGAGAATAATTTACACCATATGCTCGTCATCGATCACAAACAGCATCATATTCGCGGTTTAATTGCCGCAAGCGATCTAGCAAGAAAACTAAGTATCCCTATTGAAATCCACCAGCGTCCTTCATTTAGCGAAATATCAAAATCTGCGCATTGA
- a CDS encoding flagellar brake protein: MATKQVSTKEGLSSEFKFLLAGTPINIDIVTPAGQKGRFRTVFIGYLPEQYILIQFPDAGKLGNYAQYIVKDVQITVRGLVEGHEASVIAFQSSIMQTLNTPSKIMVLKFPDRMVIHNLRATKRVQTELATKVTILSNDNEDFSAVMTDISLTGCHIATSEGGFGDLEEDMIISLAVDTTDEAPLEVNAKVCNLKSLDAGVEFGCQFEAEQDIAIQKMLHMALLSESS, translated from the coding sequence ATGGCAACTAAACAAGTTAGTACTAAAGAAGGCTTATCGTCAGAATTTAAATTTCTGTTAGCTGGGACCCCTATAAACATTGACATTGTCACTCCCGCGGGTCAGAAAGGGCGCTTTCGTACCGTATTCATTGGCTACCTCCCTGAGCAATACATACTTATTCAATTCCCGGATGCTGGTAAATTAGGTAATTATGCCCAATACATTGTCAAAGATGTTCAAATTACAGTTAGAGGGTTAGTAGAAGGCCATGAGGCATCTGTGATTGCATTTCAAAGCAGCATCATGCAGACATTGAATACACCGTCTAAAATAATGGTGCTCAAATTTCCAGATCGTATGGTGATTCATAATCTACGGGCGACTAAGCGAGTTCAAACTGAGTTAGCCACTAAAGTCACTATACTCAGTAATGATAATGAAGACTTTTCAGCTGTTATGACCGATATTTCGCTAACGGGTTGTCATATCGCAACCAGTGAAGGCGGTTTTGGCGATTTAGAAGAAGATATGATTATCAGTTTAGCCGTTGATACAACAGACGAAGCGCCTTTAGAAGTCAATGCCAAAGTATGTAACCTTAAATCTTTAGACGCTGGAGTAGAATTTGGTTGTCAGTTTGAAGCTGAGCAAGATATAGCCATTCAAAAAATGCTGCATATGGCGTTGTTATCTGAAAGTAGTTAA
- a CDS encoding CotH kinase family protein, with amino-acid sequence MFNFPYNPSTRLTRVPFRYLLLISCSALFLLSGCGSSDDSTETEITIPETTEPEDDTETPTEDYSDTDFEATDWTDETHSKSVDANFDEVFNDSEVKRLDFVVTEDRWQIMLDDMTDTYGTLGAMTPSNGLIDTDENPVMVPADVYYNGKQWYRVGIRFKGNSSLQTSWQQGILKLAFKLDFDEFEDNYPQIDNQRFYGFKKFSLKNNFDDASMLREKVAADVFKNAGLAVSHTGFYTLYVDHGDGPEYFGLYTLVEEIDDTVIDTQFSDDDGNLYKPEDDGATFVAGSFSQDSFEKKTNEDDEDWSDILALFDALHDDTATSNPQTWRTNLEAIFDVDVFLKYLAINGVIQNWDTYGLMPHNYYLYNNPETSKLTWIPWDNNEALQDGKMSGALELDFSDLDTASWPLIAKIYADETYRTRYNLYLSEVINDVYETNTIQSTYNSYSALISPYATTELEGYSFLSDSDDFYRAIDELYDHAESRTEAVVDYLDGQ; translated from the coding sequence ATGTTCAATTTTCCTTATAATCCGTCAACAAGACTAACTAGGGTGCCATTTCGATATTTGCTACTTATTAGCTGCAGCGCGCTATTTTTATTATCGGGCTGTGGCAGTAGTGATGACAGCACAGAAACTGAAATTACTATTCCAGAAACAACAGAGCCTGAAGACGATACCGAAACCCCTACTGAAGATTATAGCGATACAGACTTTGAAGCGACCGATTGGACGGATGAAACTCACAGTAAAAGTGTCGATGCAAATTTTGATGAAGTGTTCAACGACAGCGAAGTCAAACGCCTGGATTTTGTCGTAACCGAAGACCGCTGGCAAATCATGCTAGATGACATGACAGATACCTACGGAACATTGGGTGCGATGACGCCGTCAAACGGTTTAATCGATACTGATGAGAATCCAGTAATGGTGCCCGCTGATGTTTATTATAATGGCAAGCAATGGTATCGCGTTGGCATCCGCTTTAAAGGAAACTCATCACTGCAAACCAGTTGGCAACAAGGCATTCTTAAACTGGCATTTAAACTCGATTTTGACGAATTTGAAGATAACTATCCTCAAATCGATAACCAACGCTTTTATGGATTCAAAAAGTTTAGCCTGAAAAATAACTTTGATGATGCGTCTATGTTACGAGAAAAAGTGGCTGCTGATGTATTTAAAAATGCGGGACTTGCTGTATCACACACTGGTTTTTATACCTTGTATGTTGATCATGGTGATGGCCCTGAATACTTTGGTTTATACACCTTAGTAGAAGAAATTGACGATACTGTCATTGATACACAGTTTTCAGATGATGACGGAAATCTTTACAAACCTGAAGACGATGGCGCAACCTTTGTCGCAGGGTCATTTAGCCAAGATAGCTTCGAGAAAAAAACCAATGAAGATGATGAAGATTGGTCTGATATTCTAGCATTATTCGATGCGTTACATGACGATACAGCAACGAGTAATCCACAAACATGGCGTACTAACCTTGAAGCCATATTTGATGTGGATGTATTCCTAAAATATTTAGCCATCAACGGTGTTATTCAAAACTGGGATACTTACGGTTTAATGCCGCACAATTATTACCTCTACAACAACCCTGAAACCTCAAAACTCACATGGATCCCTTGGGACAATAATGAAGCGTTACAAGATGGTAAAATGTCTGGCGCGTTAGAGCTGGATTTTTCCGATTTGGATACTGCAAGTTGGCCATTAATCGCTAAAATTTATGCTGACGAGACATACCGAACACGTTATAACCTGTATTTATCAGAAGTAATTAATGATGTGTATGAAACCAATACCATACAATCAACTTACAACAGCTACTCTGCGCTAATATCACCTTATGCCACGACAGAATTAGAGGGTTATTCATTCTTAAGTGACTCAGATGATTTCTATCGCGCAATTGATGAGCTCTATGACCATGCAGAAAGTAGAACTGAAGCTGTTGTGGATTATTTAGATGGGCAATAA
- a CDS encoding ATP-binding response regulator → MMLQDVKTLNVLVVEDIENMRVTIVKMLLSLGFKTVFQAKNGIEALSNLQNHDIHMIISDIGMPLMDGMTMLTHIRKNREWDTIPIIIISSVVNQTMVTKAIKLGISQYIVKPFSQKILSSRIQKALTNPINISLQPENEATKVEETNVEQSKLSILVVDDVPENIHIITNTLKGDYLLRAATSGKQALDICFSNTPPDLVLLDIMMPEMDGLEVMRALNENVNSPLLKVIFLSALSENENIIKGLELGAVDYITKPISPAILKARVSTHANIIRAQQASNNQIDSMLESIRVRNDFERIMQHDLKNQLLVINSTTSDIRKNLRSPETVSYMLNVLDSGTQLINQIIDNMVFIHRIEDGNYQFQPLKITLSEVIETVISANAITIKEKHLEINTDIVDSAVVMAELALTHSIINNLVQNALQAAPNGSAVSIGVHRDKEWTMIDIHNAGVVPISIQETFFEKYSTFGKKGGSGMGTYAVKLMTEIQQGQVSFITSSADGTTLTVKLPSAV, encoded by the coding sequence ATGATGCTTCAGGATGTTAAAACACTAAATGTGTTAGTGGTTGAAGACATTGAAAACATGCGGGTGACAATCGTAAAGATGCTCCTCAGTTTAGGCTTTAAAACTGTTTTTCAAGCTAAAAATGGTATTGAAGCGCTAAGCAACCTGCAAAATCATGACATTCATATGATTATATCGGATATCGGCATGCCTTTAATGGACGGTATGACTATGTTGACTCATATCCGTAAAAATAGAGAGTGGGACACTATTCCGATAATAATTATTTCCAGTGTCGTTAATCAAACAATGGTGACTAAAGCGATAAAGCTTGGGATTTCACAATATATTGTCAAACCTTTTTCGCAAAAAATTCTGTCCAGCAGAATACAAAAAGCACTTACCAACCCCATAAATATTTCACTACAACCAGAAAATGAAGCGACAAAAGTTGAAGAAACTAATGTCGAACAGAGCAAATTATCAATCTTGGTGGTCGATGATGTCCCGGAAAATATCCATATTATTACCAACACCTTAAAAGGTGATTACCTTCTTCGTGCTGCTACCTCAGGTAAACAAGCTCTTGATATTTGTTTTTCTAACACCCCACCAGACTTAGTGTTACTCGATATTATGATGCCTGAAATGGACGGTTTAGAGGTCATGAGAGCACTGAATGAAAATGTTAACTCACCGCTATTAAAGGTCATATTTTTGAGTGCCTTGTCCGAAAATGAAAACATCATTAAGGGACTAGAACTCGGTGCTGTAGATTACATTACCAAACCCATTAGCCCTGCAATATTAAAGGCTAGAGTATCAACTCATGCCAATATTATTCGCGCCCAACAAGCGAGTAATAATCAAATTGATTCAATGCTTGAAAGCATCAGGGTTCGAAATGATTTCGAGCGAATTATGCAGCATGATTTAAAGAATCAATTACTGGTTATCAACTCAACCACCAGCGATATTCGTAAAAACCTACGTAGCCCTGAAACTGTAAGTTATATGCTTAATGTCTTAGACAGTGGCACTCAACTGATTAATCAAATCATTGATAATATGGTTTTTATTCATCGTATTGAAGATGGTAATTATCAGTTTCAGCCCCTTAAAATAACGTTAAGTGAGGTGATTGAAACGGTGATTTCCGCCAATGCCATTACCATAAAAGAAAAACATTTAGAGATAAATACTGACATTGTTGACTCTGCAGTAGTTATGGCCGAATTAGCGTTAACCCACTCAATTATTAATAATCTGGTTCAAAATGCCCTGCAAGCAGCACCTAATGGTTCAGCAGTATCCATTGGTGTTCACCGAGACAAAGAATGGACCATGATTGACATCCATAATGCAGGGGTAGTCCCCATCAGTATTCAAGAAACCTTTTTCGAAAAATACTCTACTTTTGGTAAAAAAGGCGGTTCAGGCATGGGAACATACGCGGTTAAATTAATGACCGAAATACAACAAGGGCAAGTCAGCTTTATTACTAGCTCCGCTGATGGCACTACCTTAACGGTAAAATTACCATCAGCTGTGTAA
- a CDS encoding DUF6691 family protein, with amino-acid sequence MFKILVGLITGLLFGLGMNISGMVNPYKVLNFLDVTGNWDGSLALVIGGALLVFLPSYHLFIKPRTHAINGDEIPVPQQALTPKLIIGSIIFGIGWGMVGICPGPAVASLLRGESAIYWFMASMLLGHYASRKILWPVKD; translated from the coding sequence ATGTTTAAGATATTAGTTGGTTTAATCACTGGGCTGCTATTTGGCCTAGGCATGAATATCTCAGGAATGGTAAACCCGTACAAAGTCCTTAATTTTTTGGATGTCACGGGTAATTGGGATGGCAGTTTAGCTTTGGTTATTGGTGGCGCACTATTGGTATTTTTACCTAGTTACCATTTGTTTATCAAACCTCGCACTCATGCGATTAATGGTGATGAAATACCAGTACCTCAACAGGCGTTAACGCCTAAATTAATTATAGGCTCAATAATTTTTGGTATTGGTTGGGGAATGGTGGGAATTTGTCCAGGTCCCGCAGTCGCAAGCTTATTACGTGGTGAATCGGCGATTTACTGGTTTATGGCCAGTATGCTGCTTGGTCACTATGCAAGCAGAAAAATCCTCTGGCCGGTTAAAGATTAG
- a CDS encoding YeeE/YedE family protein, which translates to MTEFTPWSALIGGMLLGLSVTMLMLLSGKTAGVSGVLAGIFGANNKDRAWRVAFVIAMAASLLFDPLMGLESAALPDYSLTWLLVGGLAVGIGTQLANGCTSGHGICGIGRLSMRSIIATAVFMLSAALMVWLSGGVYV; encoded by the coding sequence ATGACAGAGTTCACCCCTTGGAGTGCCTTGATTGGCGGTATGCTTTTAGGCCTTTCGGTTACCATGCTGATGCTATTGAGTGGCAAAACAGCTGGAGTAAGTGGCGTTTTAGCCGGCATTTTTGGGGCCAATAACAAAGATAGAGCTTGGCGAGTCGCTTTTGTCATCGCGATGGCAGCAAGCTTGTTATTCGATCCTTTAATGGGTCTTGAAAGCGCAGCTTTACCTGATTACTCATTAACTTGGTTATTAGTTGGTGGGTTAGCGGTGGGTATTGGTACCCAACTAGCAAATGGTTGCACCAGCGGTCATGGGATCTGCGGTATTGGCCGTTTATCGATGCGATCTATTATTGCTACTGCGGTGTTTATGTTGAGTGCAGCGTTAATGGTATGGTTGTCTGGAGGTGTGTATGTTTAA
- a CDS encoding FAD-dependent oxidoreductase: MSKILIIGGVAGGGSAAARARRLSENAEIIMFERGEFVSFANCGLPYHIGGDIKDRSKLLLQTPESFLARFNVDVRVMNEVTAINSVTKSVKVKNLISGSEYTETYDKLLLSPGAGPIVPPIPGINNPLTHSLRNIPDMDRILNTIKTNKPEHATVVGGGFIGLEMMEAFHQLGIKTTVIEMAEQVMTPVDREMAGFAHAEIRQQGVNLKLGVALEAVEFTPCDNILSIESGENEAHQHKQGKLSLTLNNGESLDTDILIMAIGVRPETKLAKEAGLKIGDLGGIYTNENMQTSDPDIYAVGDAVEDKDFVTGKQTLVPLAGPANRQGRMAADNMLGRNETYKGTQGTAICKIFDLAVASTGQNEKQLKRDGVEYQKVYVHTASHASYYPGAEIVSFKMLFDPKTGKIFGAQAVGKDGVDKRIDVMAVAQRAGMTVEQLQDLELTYAPPYGSAKDVINQAAFVANNLIKGDTCAIHFDEMDNLSADQLLLDVRNPGELEAGGCIAGAINIPVDQLRQRMNELPKDKEIVIYCQVGLRGNVAYRQLVNNGFKARNLIGGYRTYKFAKA, translated from the coding sequence ATGTCAAAAATTTTAATTATCGGTGGCGTAGCAGGTGGCGGCTCAGCTGCAGCACGTGCTCGTCGTCTCAGTGAAAATGCTGAGATCATCATGTTTGAACGTGGCGAGTTCGTATCGTTCGCCAATTGTGGTTTGCCTTATCATATTGGTGGTGACATAAAAGATAGAAGCAAGCTATTGCTGCAAACGCCTGAAAGTTTCTTGGCACGCTTTAACGTTGATGTTCGCGTAATGAATGAAGTGACTGCAATCAATAGCGTCACTAAGTCGGTGAAGGTAAAGAATTTAATCAGTGGCAGCGAATACACTGAAACTTATGACAAGTTATTACTTAGCCCTGGTGCTGGCCCCATTGTTCCGCCTATTCCTGGCATTAATAATCCATTGACGCACTCGTTACGTAATATCCCAGATATGGATCGCATTCTGAATACCATCAAAACCAACAAACCCGAGCACGCAACAGTGGTTGGTGGTGGTTTTATTGGTTTAGAAATGATGGAAGCATTTCATCAACTAGGGATAAAAACCACTGTAATTGAAATGGCCGAGCAGGTGATGACTCCTGTTGATCGTGAAATGGCAGGATTTGCCCACGCAGAAATTCGCCAACAAGGTGTTAATTTAAAACTGGGGGTAGCACTAGAAGCTGTTGAGTTTACTCCTTGCGATAATATCTTAAGTATCGAGTCTGGCGAAAATGAAGCCCACCAACACAAGCAAGGTAAGTTAAGCCTTACACTCAATAATGGTGAGTCCCTAGATACTGATATTCTTATTATGGCCATTGGTGTTCGACCTGAAACCAAACTTGCTAAAGAAGCGGGTTTAAAAATTGGCGATTTAGGCGGTATTTATACCAATGAAAACATGCAAACCAGTGATCCAGATATTTATGCCGTTGGTGATGCAGTAGAAGACAAAGACTTTGTGACGGGTAAACAAACCTTAGTGCCGCTAGCTGGGCCAGCTAACCGTCAAGGGCGAATGGCAGCAGATAATATGCTTGGCCGTAATGAAACCTATAAGGGTACACAGGGCACTGCAATTTGTAAGATTTTTGACCTTGCCGTTGCTTCAACAGGCCAAAATGAAAAGCAATTAAAGCGTGATGGCGTTGAATACCAAAAAGTGTATGTGCATACCGCAAGCCATGCAAGCTACTACCCAGGCGCAGAAATTGTTTCGTTTAAAATGTTATTTGACCCTAAAACGGGCAAGATTTTTGGCGCTCAAGCCGTGGGCAAAGATGGCGTCGATAAACGTATTGATGTCATGGCGGTTGCCCAACGTGCGGGAATGACCGTTGAACAGCTACAAGACCTTGAACTGACCTATGCTCCGCCTTATGGCAGCGCTAAAGATGTCATCAACCAAGCGGCATTTGTGGCCAACAACCTTATCAAAGGGGATACCTGCGCGATACATTTTGATGAGATGGATAACCTATCGGCAGATCAATTGTTGCTAGATGTACGTAACCCTGGTGAGCTCGAAGCGGGTGGTTGTATCGCTGGCGCGATTAATATCCCAGTAGATCAATTACGTCAACGCATGAACGAGCTGCCAAAAGACAAAGAAATCGTCATTTATTGTCAAGTAGGACTCCGTGGCAACGTCGCTTATCGCCAGCTGGTGAATAACGGTTTTAAAGCCCGTAACCTTATCGGCGGTTACCGCACCTATAAGTTTGCTAAAGCATAA
- the pfaD gene encoding eicosapentaenoate synthase subunit PfaD, translated as MTISTQNEKLSPWPWQVAPSDASFDTAAIGNKLKELSQACYLVSHAEKGLGVSQHAQVVTESISSGQDLPVSAFAPALGTQSLGDSNFRRVHGVKYAYYAGAMANGISSEELVIALGKAGILCSFGAAGLIPSRVEQAINRIQAALPNGPYMFNLIHSPSEPALERGSVELFLKHKVRTVEASAFLGLTPQIVYYRAAGLSRDASGNVVVANKVIAKVSRTEVAIKFMQPAPVKILQKLVDEGLITAEQMELAQLVPMADDITAEADSGGHTDNRPLVTLLPTILALKDKVQAEYNYNPPIRVGCGGGVGTPDAALATFNMGAAYIVTGSINQACVEAGASEHTRKLLATTEMADVTMAPAADMFEMGVKLQVVKRGTLFPMRANKLYEIYTRYESIEAIPAEEREKLEKQVFRSSLDEIWAGTVAHFNERDPKQIERAQGNPKRKMALIFRWYLGLSSRWSNSGEVGREMDYQIWAGPALGAFNEWAKGSYLDDYTQRNAVDLAKHLMHGAAYQARINLLTAQGVAIPVALQRWSPLDQVK; from the coding sequence ATGACAATTAGCACTCAAAACGAAAAGCTATCGCCATGGCCTTGGCAAGTTGCGCCAAGCGACGCCAGCTTTGACACTGCCGCTATCGGTAATAAATTAAAAGAACTTTCTCAAGCCTGTTACTTGGTGAGCCATGCAGAAAAAGGCTTAGGGGTTTCTCAACATGCTCAAGTCGTCACTGAAAGCATTAGCAGCGGCCAAGACTTACCCGTGAGTGCATTTGCACCCGCACTTGGCACCCAGAGCTTAGGTGATAGTAACTTCCGCCGTGTACACGGTGTTAAATACGCTTACTACGCTGGCGCAATGGCTAATGGTATTTCATCTGAAGAATTAGTTATCGCACTGGGCAAAGCGGGCATCTTATGTTCGTTTGGCGCTGCGGGCTTAATTCCTTCACGGGTAGAGCAAGCCATTAACCGTATTCAAGCGGCGCTGCCAAACGGCCCATACATGTTTAACTTAATTCACAGCCCAAGCGAGCCAGCACTGGAACGTGGTAGCGTTGAGTTATTCTTAAAGCATAAAGTGCGCACCGTTGAAGCATCTGCTTTCCTAGGCTTAACACCGCAAATTGTCTACTACCGCGCAGCAGGTTTAAGCCGTGATGCTAGCGGCAATGTGGTTGTCGCTAACAAAGTTATCGCCAAAGTGAGCCGCACCGAAGTCGCGATTAAATTCATGCAACCTGCACCAGTTAAAATACTGCAAAAATTGGTTGATGAAGGCTTAATCACTGCAGAGCAAATGGAGCTAGCTCAGCTTGTTCCTATGGCTGATGATATTACTGCTGAAGCTGACTCTGGCGGTCATACCGATAACCGACCTTTAGTGACTTTACTGCCGACTATCTTGGCTTTAAAAGACAAAGTACAAGCTGAATATAACTACAACCCACCTATTCGTGTCGGTTGTGGTGGCGGTGTGGGTACACCTGATGCCGCACTAGCAACATTTAATATGGGCGCAGCTTATATTGTTACTGGCTCTATCAACCAAGCCTGTGTTGAAGCAGGCGCCAGTGAACATACTCGTAAACTGCTTGCCACCACAGAAATGGCTGACGTGACCATGGCACCTGCTGCTGACATGTTCGAAATGGGCGTGAAACTGCAAGTGGTTAAACGCGGCACCCTATTCCCAATGCGTGCCAATAAGCTTTATGAGATTTATACGCGTTATGAATCAATCGAAGCGATTCCAGCTGAAGAACGTGAAAAGCTTGAAAAACAAGTGTTCCGTTCAAGCCTTGATGAAATCTGGGCGGGGACAGTGGCGCATTTTAACGAGCGCGACCCTAAGCAAATCGAACGTGCACAAGGTAACCCTAAGCGTAAAATGGCACTTATTTTCCGTTGGTATCTTGGCCTTTCAAGTCGCTGGTCAAACTCTGGCGAAGTTGGCCGTGAAATGGATTACCAAATTTGGGCAGGTCCTGCACTTGGCGCGTTCAATGAATGGGCAAAAGGCAGCTATTTAGATGATTATACCCAGCGAAATGCGGTAGACTTAGCAAAACACTTGATGCACGGCGCAGCTTATCAAGCACGTATTAATCTACTGACCGCCCAAGGCGTAGCAATACCAGTAGCATTACAACGTTGGAGCCCACTTGATCAGGTCAAGTGA